The genomic interval CGATCTATTTCGTTGTGTTGTTCTGTTTCTTTAAACTCGAGAAGTTCCGTTTGTAGTTTGGTTAGTTCCGATTCAAAATTTGTTAGATCTAATTTTATTTTTTGCCGTTCCGTTTCCCAAATAGGCAAATCAACAAATTGAGAAGAAATTCTATTCAAAGAAAATTCAGAATCATCAAACTTTTGCTTGGCTATATTTAATTCAGACAAAGCCAAATTCCATTCTTTGGCTGATTTTCTTGTTCCAGTTTTAGCAGAAAGTTGTTCTACTTGTTCCAATAGTTTTTCTGGATTATAACCACTATCAAATATCGTTTGTTCTATTGTAGTGATCAGTTCCTTTTCGGAGCCGACATCCATATTCCCTTCACGAATCACGAGGGAATTCAAAAACAAATTGGGAGATAAGGTAAGTTTGGGAATTCCCAAATCAGAGTTTCTTTCAGCTTTGTATCTGGCGTTGAGAAGGGCACCAAATTTTGTGCTTCCCGCCACTTTGACAAGAGCGGAAACAAAAGCATCCAGGATGGTTGTTTTTCCCGATTCATTGGGCCCTGTGAACACAGTCACTCTTTCGATTGGAAATTCTTTTTTAGAAAAGATTCCGAAGTTTTCTATCTTTAATTTCATCGGTTTTTCTTTCCTTCTAAAATCAATCGAATCCCAGTGACCCTTGTATGTTTCCAATGGAGAGGATCCATTTGTTCTTTTCTTTCATTCATTTTATCAAGGAATTGTTTCACAAATTCATTTTCAGAAAGATGTTGAATGACAGTGATTTGGGATTCATCGGGATCAAATTCCAAAATTCGAAATTTTGATTTCCAAACGCGTTGAACTTCTTCTTGGAATTTTTGTTTTTCTACCATGGAGTCAACATATCCAAGAAAACGAAATACAATCCAATCCTCAGGGTTTGTTCCATCCAAATAAGTTTCGATACTTTCTTCTGGTTTTCCTTCCGTATCTAAGGAAACTAAGATTTCTCTATATTCACCAGCGGACTTCCAATAAACGGATTCTGTACGAACCTTCGATCCATCAACATGGATGAAAATTCCACCTCTTTTTCCCAACTCCCCTTTTCTCCAAACGCGAGAAGATCCCGCATAACCAACCTCACACTTCCCAATCATACCTGTACGTGCACGGTGTAAATGTCCAATGGCAAGATAATCCAATCCCAAGTTTTGAATGAGATGAGGATCTAAATAGGATCCTCCCTCTTCTTCTTCCTCACTTAGGCCAGTAAAACTCATTCCGGAAACAGTTCCATGAGCTATACCAATTCTTAGTTTTGTTTGTTTTGCCAGTGGAGGAGAAAGTAAAAGTTCAGAATAGTTTTCTTGGTGAGGGATGGATAAAAATTCGATTCCGTTGTCTTCAAATAAAAAATAAGGAGTTCTGTCCAAAACTTTTACCTTCGAAGACCAGTCATAGTCCGCATAACGGTTGTTTTTTCCTTTTTTCTCAAGGATTTCATGATTCCCGGGAAGAAAATAAATGATTCCCGAATAAGAAGAAACTTCTTTTAAGAAGTCAGAGCGGAGTGCTTCTAAATCAGGGAAGGTATTAAAAAGATCTCCGCAAAATAAAATGCGGTCACATTTTGTTGATTCCGCAGTTTGTAAAATTTCTCGTAATACGGAAAGAGAATATCTCTGTTCTTCGGGGGAATTTTGGGAAAGATGGAGGTCGGAAACTTGTAATAACTTCATACTGTAGGTTTAGGGAGAGTTTACCTCCCCCCTGGGACAAAATAAAGAAATTACGAAAAAAAAGCAAGGGAGGTGCTAGATCACTCGGTCTTTTTTAAACTCCGCAATTTTCTCTTTAGGAAACCCCAAACCACCCAAAATCTCTTCTGTATGTTCCCCATGTTCTGGCGGATCGTTTCTGTAGACAAAGGGAGTTTCTGAAAAATGAAATGGAGAACCAAATTGTAAAATTGGTCCATATTTGGGATGGTTTCTTTCGATCACCATACCACGTTCTTTCATATGTGGATCTTCTGAAACTTCCTTCATATTGAGAATAGGAGAAAGGCAAGCATCCGTATTGTCGAAGATAGGTTGCAAATCGGAATAGGTTTTGGATTTGAAATAATCGGTTAACTTTTGTTTAATGATTGGAATGTTTTCTTCGTTCATCGGATGGTCTTTGGTTAAGTTTTCCATTCCTGCTGCCCGTAAAAAAGTTTGGAAGAACATATCTTCTAAGGCACCGAGTGCTACATACCGACCTTCTTTCGTTTCATAAACATTATAGTTTGGTAATTTACCTGATAAAATATCATTCCCTGCTTCAGGAGATTTTTCCGAAGAAGATAAAATTCCACCGTATAACGAAAGAAACTGGAGAGATGCATCTGTCATAGAAATATCAATCCGTTGTCCTTTGCCTGTTTTTTCTCTGAAGTAAAGAGCAGCAAGAATTGCAGAAAGGGCTGTGAGTGTTCCTCCTCCCACATCTGCTAATTGAAAACCAGCAGGCCTTGGAGGATTTCCAGTTTGGTCAAGGACTCCAGACACTGCTAAGTAATTCAAATCATGTCCTGCAAAGTCTACGTATTTACCCGAGATTCCGTAGCCAGAAATTCCACAGTAAATCAAACGTGGAAATTTTTCTTTTAAGACATCATAACCGATTCCCATTTTATCCATTCCATCGGGACGGAATCCTTCGAGCAAAATGTCTGCATCTTCTAAAAGTTTAAAAAGAATTTCTTTGGCTTGCTCTCTTTTTAGATTCAGTGTGATCGCTTTTTTATTTCGATTCAACATCATGTACAAAGCGGGATATCCTGTTTTGCCTTTGAACATTGCACGAGACCCATCATAAGCTCTTGGGTTTTCGATTTTGATCACTTCCGCTCCCATATCTGCTAAATGTTGTGAACATAAGGGGCCTGGAAGGAGTAAGGATAAGTCGACAACTTTCACACCAGCGAGTGGTCCTTTGGATGATTGGTTTTGATTTTGGCTCATTTTGTTTTATTGGGAATCCTGGAAATTTTTTTCTAAATTAAGCTATTTCTCTCGTAATATATAAAGGGAGAACCCTAACTGGAACCGATACGAGTACAAAAGGGAATCATGTTCAGAGTCTGTATTTCCATCATTTTCCTCGTGTTCTCCACCTTTACAGTCTCTTGCCAATCCATAACACCCCATAATTTTCTGATGTTATTCGGTTCTTTCTTTGTTTCCACAACCGGACAAGGTTCCGTTATTTACGAAGCTCCAAATTTTTTATTCACGAGTGAAAATGGAAAACAAGCAGAATTCACAGTTCGTTTGAACATAGAGCCGAACAGTTCAGTAAGAATTGGTCCCATCACCGTTTCTGATCCCACCGAAGGTGTATTATTATCAGCAACTTATCTTGAATTTACTAGTAACAATTGGGACATACCACAAAGCGTTCGTTTGGCGGGCGTTGATGATTTAATTGCAGATGGAAATCAAAATTATAGAGTCCAACTGGGAAGTATAT from Leptospira congkakensis carries:
- a CDS encoding CaiB/BaiF CoA transferase family protein, which encodes MSQNQNQSSKGPLAGVKVVDLSLLLPGPLCSQHLADMGAEVIKIENPRAYDGSRAMFKGKTGYPALYMMLNRNKKAITLNLKREQAKEILFKLLEDADILLEGFRPDGMDKMGIGYDVLKEKFPRLIYCGISGYGISGKYVDFAGHDLNYLAVSGVLDQTGNPPRPAGFQLADVGGGTLTALSAILAALYFREKTGKGQRIDISMTDASLQFLSLYGGILSSSEKSPEAGNDILSGKLPNYNVYETKEGRYVALGALEDMFFQTFLRAAGMENLTKDHPMNEENIPIIKQKLTDYFKSKTYSDLQPIFDNTDACLSPILNMKEVSEDPHMKERGMVIERNHPKYGPILQFGSPFHFSETPFVYRNDPPEHGEHTEEILGGLGFPKEKIAEFKKDRVI
- a CDS encoding metallophosphoesterase family protein, whose product is MKLLQVSDLHLSQNSPEEQRYSLSVLREILQTAESTKCDRILFCGDLFNTFPDLEALRSDFLKEVSSYSGIIYFLPGNHEILEKKGKNNRYADYDWSSKVKVLDRTPYFLFEDNGIEFLSIPHQENYSELLLSPPLAKQTKLRIGIAHGTVSGMSFTGLSEEEEEGGSYLDPHLIQNLGLDYLAIGHLHRARTGMIGKCEVGYAGSSRVWRKGELGKRGGIFIHVDGSKVRTESVYWKSAGEYREILVSLDTEGKPEESIETYLDGTNPEDWIVFRFLGYVDSMVEKQKFQEEVQRVWKSKFRILEFDPDESQITVIQHLSENEFVKQFLDKMNERKEQMDPLHWKHTRVTGIRLILEGKKNR